In a single window of the Acipenser ruthenus chromosome 42, fAciRut3.2 maternal haplotype, whole genome shotgun sequence genome:
- the LOC117404952 gene encoding butyrophilin subfamily 2 member A1-like isoform X1, producing the protein MDCALSFYSNSRETPSIENKTLTLRSCVGLTPFKREMKMRFLGRTCLIVLSLLPAVSTQDAWTVVGSDQPVIAEAGGDVILPCHISPSISAVDMEVRWFRERFDKPVHLYLNQNDRLSRQDSDYQDRTALSPSALQTGDISLHLRNLRYSDRGVYTCSADDGRWAEDGQTELIVEGGRTVVGSDQPVIAYPGDDVILPCHISPSISAVDMEVRWFRERFDKPVHLYLNQNDRLSRQDSDYQDRTALSPSALQTGDISLHLRNLRYSDRGVYTCSADDGRWAEDGQTELIVEVGWRVVGSDQPVIADPGDNVVLPCHISPRVSAVDMEVRWFREIFDRPVHLYLNQRDRLSRQDGAYWHRTALSPSALQTGDISLHLRNLQPSDRGVYTCLADDGRRNEEGQTEVIVAALGTQPSISMVSTQGEQTWLVCRSEGWSPEPEVIWRDRDGNDVTSLSSTTVQRDSQGLLSVSSYIKIKQQSNVFSCLVRSKIPKPDWESKLHISSDFFPGVSGWMVAFSLTLALSIGAIPLLVIQWRRMDGMERQFEPMAALHLLKELESVKREVLKSEWKWILSSAVDVTLDPDTLHPQLTLSVDGKQVRRGETHQDLPDNPERFDHRFCVLGKEGFTSGRQYWQVQVGGNTEWRLGVIRESAKRKGGFIMTPQQGYWTVEWNGYEVEFTALTYPRTPLPLSLKPQKMGVYLDYEERQLSFYNVESRFHIDTFTDMEFNPNEKLYPLFWTLDRKIDLVLEPPNPYPNPNPVSAAD; encoded by the exons agaaatgaagatGAGATTCCTGGGGAGGACCTGTCTCATTGTCTTGAGTTTGCTACCAGCTGTTTCTACACAAG ATGCATGGACTGTTGTTGGCTCTGATCAGCCTGTCATTGCTGAGGCTGGTGGTGATGTCATCCTGCCCTGTCACATTTCACCCAGCATCAGTGCTGTGGACATGGAAGTGAGGTGGTTCAGAGAGAGATTCGATAAGCCTGTTCATTTATATCTGAACCAAAATGATCGACTCAGCAGACAGGACAGTGACTACCAGGACCgcactgctctctctccctctgcactACAGACAGGCGATATCTCTCTGCATCTGAGAAACCTCCGATACTCTGACCGGGGTGTCTATACCTGCTCAGCTGATGATGGAAGATGGGCTGAAGATGGACAGACTGAACTGATAGTTGAAG GTGGAAGGACTGTTGTTGGCTCTGATCAGCCTGTCATTGCTTATCCTGGTGATGATGTCATCCTGCCCTGTCACATTTCACCCAGCATCAGTGCTGTGGACATGGAAGTGAGGTGGTTCAGAGAGAGATTCGATAAGCCTGTTCATTTATATCTGAACCAAAATGATCGACTCAGCAGACAGGACAGTGACTACCAGGACCgcactgctctctctccctctgcactGCAGACAGGAGATATCTCTCTGCATCTGAGAAACCTCCGATACTCTGACCGGGGTGTCTATACCTGCTCAGCTGATGATGGAAGATGGGCTGAAGATGGACAGACTGAACTGATAGTTGAAG TTGGATGGCGTGTCGTTGGCTCTGATCAGCCTGTCATTGCTGATCCTGGTGATAATGTCGTCTTGCCCTGTCACATTTCACCCAGAGTCAGTGCTGTGGACATGGAAGTGAGGTGGTTCAGGGAGATATTCGACAGGCCTGTTCATTTGTATCTGAACCAAAGGGATCGGCTCAGCAGACAGGACGGAGCTTACTGGCACCgcactgctctctctccctctgcactGCAGACAGGCGATATCTCTCTGCATCTGAGAAACCTCCAGCCCTCTGATAGAGGCGTCTATACCTGCTTAGCTGATGATGGAAGACGGAATGAAGAAGGACAGACTGAAGTGATAGTTGCAG ctctggggacccagccctcaatctctatggtctctacacaaggagagcagacctggctggtgtgcagatcagaggggtgGAGCCCTGAACCTGAAGTGATCTGgagagacagggatggaaatgatgTGACATCACTGTCCAGCACAACAGTGCAGAGGGACAGTCAGGGGCTCCTCAGTGTCAGCAGCTACATCAAAATCAAACAGCAGTCCAACGTGTTCTCCTGTCTGGTTAGAAGTAAAATACCAAAACCAGACTGGGAATCCAAACTCCACATATCCA gTGATTTTTTCCCAGGAGTCTCTGGATGGATGGTGGCTTTCTCCTTGACTCTAGCTCTCAGTATTGGAGCCATTCCTCTGCTGGTGATCCAATGGAGAAGAATGGATG GCATGGAGAGACAGTTTGAGCCTATGG CTGCTCTGCATCTTCTTAAGGAACTTG AGTCTGTAAAGCGAGAGGTCCTTAAATCAG AATGGAAGTGGATCCTCAGCTCAGCAG TtgatgtgactctggaccctgatacacTACACCCCCAGCTCACCCTGTCTGTGGATGGGAAACAAGTGAGACGGGGAGAGACACATCAGGATCTCCCTGACAATCCAGAGAGATTTGATCACAGGTTCTGTGTGCTTGGCAAGGAGGGCTTCACCTCGGGGAGACAGTACTGGCAGGTGCAAGTGGGGGGGAATACAGAGTGGAGATTAGGAGTCATCAGAGAGTCTGCCAAGAGGAAGGGGGGGTTCATCATGaccccccagcagggttactggactgtggaATGGAATGGATATGAAGTTGAGTTCACTGCTCTCACTTACCCCCGGACCCCTCTCCCCCTGAGCTTGAAGCCGCAGAAgatgggggtgtatctggattatgaagAAAGGCAGCtgtccttttacaatgtggagagcAGATTTCACATCgacactttcactgacatggagttcaatcccaatgagaaactctacCCACTCTTCTGGACTCTGGATAGGAAAATAGACCTTGTGCTGGAGccccctaacccttaccctaaccctaaccctgtcagcgctgcagattaa
- the LOC117404952 gene encoding butyrophilin subfamily 3 member A1-like isoform X2: MSQWLREMKMRFLGRTCLIVLSLLPAVSTQDAWTVVGSDQPVIAEAGGDVILPCHISPSISAVDMEVRWFRERFDKPVHLYLNQNDRLSRQDSDYQDRTALSPSALQTGDISLHLRNLRYSDRGVYTCSADDGRWAEDGQTELIVEGGRTVVGSDQPVIAYPGDDVILPCHISPSISAVDMEVRWFRERFDKPVHLYLNQNDRLSRQDSDYQDRTALSPSALQTGDISLHLRNLRYSDRGVYTCSADDGRWAEDGQTELIVEVGWRVVGSDQPVIADPGDNVVLPCHISPRVSAVDMEVRWFREIFDRPVHLYLNQRDRLSRQDGAYWHRTALSPSALQTGDISLHLRNLQPSDRGVYTCLADDGRRNEEGQTEVIVAALGTQPSISMVSTQGEQTWLVCRSEGWSPEPEVIWRDRDGNDVTSLSSTTVQRDSQGLLSVSSYIKIKQQSNVFSCLVRSKIPKPDWESKLHISSDFFPGVSGWMVAFSLTLALSIGAIPLLVIQWRRMDGMERQFEPMAALHLLKELESVKREVLKSEWKWILSSAVDVTLDPDTLHPQLTLSVDGKQVRRGETHQDLPDNPERFDHRFCVLGKEGFTSGRQYWQVQVGGNTEWRLGVIRESAKRKGGFIMTPQQGYWTVEWNGYEVEFTALTYPRTPLPLSLKPQKMGVYLDYEERQLSFYNVESRFHIDTFTDMEFNPNEKLYPLFWTLDRKIDLVLEPPNPYPNPNPVSAAD, encoded by the exons agaaatgaagatGAGATTCCTGGGGAGGACCTGTCTCATTGTCTTGAGTTTGCTACCAGCTGTTTCTACACAAG ATGCATGGACTGTTGTTGGCTCTGATCAGCCTGTCATTGCTGAGGCTGGTGGTGATGTCATCCTGCCCTGTCACATTTCACCCAGCATCAGTGCTGTGGACATGGAAGTGAGGTGGTTCAGAGAGAGATTCGATAAGCCTGTTCATTTATATCTGAACCAAAATGATCGACTCAGCAGACAGGACAGTGACTACCAGGACCgcactgctctctctccctctgcactACAGACAGGCGATATCTCTCTGCATCTGAGAAACCTCCGATACTCTGACCGGGGTGTCTATACCTGCTCAGCTGATGATGGAAGATGGGCTGAAGATGGACAGACTGAACTGATAGTTGAAG GTGGAAGGACTGTTGTTGGCTCTGATCAGCCTGTCATTGCTTATCCTGGTGATGATGTCATCCTGCCCTGTCACATTTCACCCAGCATCAGTGCTGTGGACATGGAAGTGAGGTGGTTCAGAGAGAGATTCGATAAGCCTGTTCATTTATATCTGAACCAAAATGATCGACTCAGCAGACAGGACAGTGACTACCAGGACCgcactgctctctctccctctgcactGCAGACAGGAGATATCTCTCTGCATCTGAGAAACCTCCGATACTCTGACCGGGGTGTCTATACCTGCTCAGCTGATGATGGAAGATGGGCTGAAGATGGACAGACTGAACTGATAGTTGAAG TTGGATGGCGTGTCGTTGGCTCTGATCAGCCTGTCATTGCTGATCCTGGTGATAATGTCGTCTTGCCCTGTCACATTTCACCCAGAGTCAGTGCTGTGGACATGGAAGTGAGGTGGTTCAGGGAGATATTCGACAGGCCTGTTCATTTGTATCTGAACCAAAGGGATCGGCTCAGCAGACAGGACGGAGCTTACTGGCACCgcactgctctctctccctctgcactGCAGACAGGCGATATCTCTCTGCATCTGAGAAACCTCCAGCCCTCTGATAGAGGCGTCTATACCTGCTTAGCTGATGATGGAAGACGGAATGAAGAAGGACAGACTGAAGTGATAGTTGCAG ctctggggacccagccctcaatctctatggtctctacacaaggagagcagacctggctggtgtgcagatcagaggggtgGAGCCCTGAACCTGAAGTGATCTGgagagacagggatggaaatgatgTGACATCACTGTCCAGCACAACAGTGCAGAGGGACAGTCAGGGGCTCCTCAGTGTCAGCAGCTACATCAAAATCAAACAGCAGTCCAACGTGTTCTCCTGTCTGGTTAGAAGTAAAATACCAAAACCAGACTGGGAATCCAAACTCCACATATCCA gTGATTTTTTCCCAGGAGTCTCTGGATGGATGGTGGCTTTCTCCTTGACTCTAGCTCTCAGTATTGGAGCCATTCCTCTGCTGGTGATCCAATGGAGAAGAATGGATG GCATGGAGAGACAGTTTGAGCCTATGG CTGCTCTGCATCTTCTTAAGGAACTTG AGTCTGTAAAGCGAGAGGTCCTTAAATCAG AATGGAAGTGGATCCTCAGCTCAGCAG TtgatgtgactctggaccctgatacacTACACCCCCAGCTCACCCTGTCTGTGGATGGGAAACAAGTGAGACGGGGAGAGACACATCAGGATCTCCCTGACAATCCAGAGAGATTTGATCACAGGTTCTGTGTGCTTGGCAAGGAGGGCTTCACCTCGGGGAGACAGTACTGGCAGGTGCAAGTGGGGGGGAATACAGAGTGGAGATTAGGAGTCATCAGAGAGTCTGCCAAGAGGAAGGGGGGGTTCATCATGaccccccagcagggttactggactgtggaATGGAATGGATATGAAGTTGAGTTCACTGCTCTCACTTACCCCCGGACCCCTCTCCCCCTGAGCTTGAAGCCGCAGAAgatgggggtgtatctggattatgaagAAAGGCAGCtgtccttttacaatgtggagagcAGATTTCACATCgacactttcactgacatggagttcaatcccaatgagaaactctacCCACTCTTCTGGACTCTGGATAGGAAAATAGACCTTGTGCTGGAGccccctaacccttaccctaaccctaaccctgtcagcgctgcagattaa